One genomic segment of Roseovarius carneus includes these proteins:
- a CDS encoding lytic transglycosylase domain-containing protein — protein sequence MQEMLRCLLPFCAAFGLALPAMAEPAKIAPRPLASALDALGDGRWEWAADLAERDGPGAVVLVEWYRLRAGRGSPAEVLTFLETYPDWPGLERLRARAETDFADATDAQVLAFHAGGLPETGAGILRLDRALRAAGQVGDADASVVMAWRSFDLSAEEHADFMAAHAELLAPHHDARLDMTLWRGLRDAELMLPLASDGARAVAEIRQAAAAGQRGLDAKIASLPEVLRNDPGLAHARFERYLEIDEDDKAIALMRSQSAIEGGLGRAQNWSGWRRALSRRMMRAQDYAAAYDLASRHQLVEGAAFADLEWLSGYLALRFLDEPELALDHFQRLRAAVATPISLGRAGYWIGRAQEALGDAEGAQIAYEEGAEHQTSFYGLLAAEKAGLPADPALSGTETFPDWRAAPFTQTPLFQAAVLAHAAGQLTLSEQLFVALSQTQDRVGNGQIAAVLQEMGAPHLQVMLGKAVAQRGIVLPGPYYALHPMQEMDLPVPMEMALAIARRESEFDFGVTSGAGAEGLMQLMPGTASDVARDLGLAHERARVLSDWRYNAQLGSTYIAQLSEMFDGNVVMISAGYNAGPRRPIGWMEDFGDPRVAQTSGGMDIIDWIEHIPFNETRNYIHRVTESLPVYRARLGREALPIPFTQELLGATITVK from the coding sequence ATGCAAGAGATGTTGCGCTGTCTTCTCCCGTTTTGCGCGGCCTTCGGGCTTGCGCTGCCTGCTATGGCGGAGCCTGCGAAGATCGCGCCGCGCCCGCTGGCTTCGGCTTTGGACGCCTTGGGCGATGGTCGGTGGGAGTGGGCTGCTGACTTGGCCGAGCGGGATGGGCCGGGGGCTGTGGTGCTTGTCGAGTGGTATCGCTTGCGTGCAGGCCGCGGCAGCCCGGCGGAGGTTTTGACGTTTTTGGAGACCTATCCCGATTGGCCGGGGCTTGAGCGGCTTAGGGCGCGGGCGGAGACTGATTTTGCCGACGCCACTGATGCGCAGGTCTTGGCGTTTCATGCCGGCGGATTGCCTGAGACGGGGGCCGGTATCTTGCGTCTTGATCGCGCGTTGCGCGCCGCGGGGCAGGTCGGGGATGCCGATGCCAGCGTTGTCATGGCGTGGCGGTCCTTTGACCTGAGCGCTGAAGAGCACGCCGATTTCATGGCCGCCCATGCCGAGCTTTTGGCACCGCACCATGATGCGCGGCTTGATATGACCCTGTGGCGCGGGCTGCGTGATGCTGAATTGATGCTGCCCTTGGCCAGCGACGGCGCGCGTGCGGTGGCCGAAATCCGGCAGGCGGCAGCAGCGGGTCAGCGCGGGCTGGATGCGAAGATCGCCAGCCTTCCCGAGGTATTGCGCAATGATCCGGGCCTCGCCCATGCCCGGTTTGAGCGGTATCTGGAGATTGATGAGGACGACAAGGCGATTGCCCTCATGCGCTCTCAAAGCGCCATCGAGGGCGGCTTGGGGCGGGCGCAGAACTGGTCCGGGTGGCGGCGCGCCCTGTCGCGCCGGATGATGCGCGCACAGGACTATGCGGCTGCCTATGATCTGGCCTCGCGGCATCAGCTTGTGGAGGGGGCGGCCTTTGCCGATCTGGAGTGGCTCTCGGGCTATCTCGCGCTCAGGTTCCTCGATGAGCCGGAACTGGCGCTGGATCATTTTCAACGCCTGCGCGCCGCCGTGGCCACGCCGATTTCGCTGGGTCGGGCGGGGTATTGGATTGGCCGCGCGCAGGAGGCGTTGGGTGACGCGGAAGGCGCGCAGATCGCCTATGAGGAAGGTGCCGAGCATCAGACCAGCTTCTACGGCCTCTTGGCTGCTGAAAAGGCTGGATTACCTGCTGATCCTGCGCTTTCTGGCACAGAGACCTTCCCTGATTGGCGCGCGGCCCCTTTCACGCAGACGCCCCTTTTCCAAGCGGCGGTCTTGGCCCATGCAGCGGGTCAACTGACCCTGTCCGAACAGCTTTTTGTGGCGCTGAGCCAGACGCAGGACCGCGTGGGGAATGGTCAGATCGCCGCCGTGCTGCAAGAGATGGGCGCCCCGCATTTGCAGGTCATGCTGGGCAAGGCTGTGGCGCAGCGCGGCATCGTTTTGCCGGGGCCTTATTATGCGCTGCACCCGATGCAGGAGATGGATCTTCCCGTGCCGATGGAGATGGCGCTGGCGATTGCGCGTCGCGAGTCGGAGTTTGATTTTGGCGTGACCAGCGGTGCGGGGGCCGAGGGCCTGATGCAGCTGATGCCGGGCACGGCCAGCGATGTGGCGCGCGATTTGGGGTTGGCGCATGAGCGTGCCCGCGTGCTCAGCGATTGGCGGTATAACGCTCAGCTTGGCAGCACGTATATTGCGCAGCTCTCGGAGATGTTCGACGGCAATGTGGTGATGATTTCGGCAGGCTATAATGCAGGCCCGCGCCGCCCCATCGGCTGGATGGAGGATTTTGGCGACCCACGTGTGGCCCAGACTTCTGGCGGTATGGATATCATCGACTGGATTGAGCATATCCCGTTCAACGAGACCCGCAATTATATCCATCGCGTGACAGAGAGCTTGCCCGTCTACCGCGCGCGGCTGGGCCGGGAGGCTTTGCCGATTCCGTTCACCCAAGAGCTTCTTGGGGCGACGATCACCGTGAAGTAG
- the dapA gene encoding 4-hydroxy-tetrahydrodipicolinate synthase yields MIKGSMPALVTPFKNGEVDFDTLKTLVEWHIGEGSHGLVPVGTTGESPTLSHAEHESVVEEVVRAAAGRIPVIAGAGSNNTVESMRFMQHADKVGATAALIVTPYYNKPTQRGLIAHFTALHDCCDLPIVIYNIPGRSVVDMTPETMGTLAKLPRIIGVKDATGDLARVCQQRITCGPEFIQISGEDATAHGFNAQGGTGCISVTANVAPKLCAALQEACLAGRYDTALDIQDRLMPLHQAIFTEPGLVGVKYAMSKLGLCSEEVRSPLTGLADETKGLVENGLRHAGLLT; encoded by the coding sequence ATGATCAAAGGTTCCATGCCAGCCCTGGTCACACCGTTCAAGAACGGTGAAGTGGATTTCGACACGCTCAAGACGTTGGTGGAATGGCATATCGGCGAAGGCAGCCATGGCCTGGTGCCGGTGGGCACAACTGGCGAGAGCCCGACGCTGTCACATGCCGAGCATGAAAGCGTCGTCGAGGAAGTGGTGCGCGCAGCGGCAGGCCGCATCCCGGTGATCGCAGGCGCAGGCAGCAATAACACTGTCGAATCAATGCGCTTCATGCAGCACGCCGACAAAGTTGGCGCCACAGCGGCACTTATCGTCACACCCTATTACAACAAACCCACCCAGCGCGGCCTGATTGCGCATTTTACGGCCCTGCATGACTGCTGCGATTTGCCGATCGTAATCTACAATATCCCCGGCCGCTCCGTCGTGGATATGACGCCCGAGACCATGGGCACGCTGGCCAAACTGCCACGCATCATCGGCGTGAAAGACGCAACCGGCGATCTCGCGCGCGTCTGCCAACAACGCATCACCTGCGGCCCCGAGTTCATTCAGATCTCTGGCGAGGACGCCACAGCCCACGGCTTCAACGCCCAAGGCGGCACCGGCTGCATCTCGGTCACGGCCAATGTCGCCCCCAAACTCTGCGCAGCCCTGCAAGAGGCCTGCCTGGCCGGGCGCTATGACACGGCTTTGGACATTCAGGACCGCCTGATGCCGCTGCACCAAGCCATCTTCACCGAGCCCGGCCTCGTCGGTGTGAAATACGCGATGTCCAAGCTCGGGCTCTGCTCCGAGGAAGTGCGCTCACCGCTCACTGGGCTTGCGGATGAGACAAAGGGCTTGGTTGAAAACGGTCTGCGCCATGCGGGGTTACTGACCTGA
- the yghU gene encoding glutathione-dependent disulfide-bond oxidoreductase, whose translation MTDIYTPPNVWTWDAKNGGKFASTNRPIAGATHDKVLPAGDHPFQLHSLATPNGVKVTVMFEELLEAGKAAEYDAYLIDIGEGDQFGSGFVEINPNSKIPALLDRSGAEPVRVFESASILMHLAEKFDMFLPKEGAARAEVLNWLFWQMGSAPYLGGGFGHFYAYAPEKFQYPIDRFAMETKRQLDVLDRELATRAYIAGEEYTIADIAIWPWYGQLVLGRLYDAATFLDVESYTHVMRWAKLIDARPAVQRGRKVNRSWGEPHMQLPERHSAADFDALPKG comes from the coding sequence ATGACCGATATATATACCCCGCCGAACGTCTGGACCTGGGACGCGAAGAACGGCGGCAAGTTTGCCTCCACCAACCGCCCTATCGCCGGGGCCACCCACGATAAGGTGCTGCCAGCGGGCGACCATCCGTTTCAGCTCCATTCCCTCGCCACGCCCAATGGGGTGAAGGTGACTGTGATGTTCGAGGAGCTTCTGGAGGCTGGGAAAGCCGCCGAATATGATGCCTATCTCATCGACATCGGTGAGGGGGATCAGTTCGGCAGCGGCTTTGTCGAGATCAACCCGAATTCCAAGATCCCCGCCCTGCTCGACCGCTCGGGCGCGGAGCCCGTGCGCGTGTTCGAGAGCGCATCAATCCTGATGCATCTCGCCGAAAAGTTCGACATGTTCCTGCCTAAAGAGGGTGCTGCACGGGCTGAGGTACTGAACTGGCTCTTCTGGCAAATGGGCAGCGCGCCCTATCTTGGGGGTGGGTTCGGCCATTTCTATGCCTATGCGCCCGAGAAGTTCCAATACCCGATTGACCGTTTCGCGATGGAGACCAAACGCCAGCTTGATGTGCTGGACCGGGAGCTGGCCACACGGGCCTATATTGCGGGCGAGGAGTATACGATTGCCGATATCGCGATCTGGCCATGGTATGGGCAGCTGGTGCTGGGACGGCTCTACGATGCGGCGACCTTCCTCGATGTGGAAAGCTACACTCATGTCATGCGCTGGGCCAAGCTCATCGACGCCCGCCCCGCCGTGCAGCGTGGTCGCAAGGTCAATCGCAGCTGGGGCGAGCCGCATATGCAACTGCCCGAACGCCACAGCGCTGCGGATTTCGACGCGCTGCCGAAAGGCTGA
- a CDS encoding NYN domain-containing protein: MVNQTPLLAVLIDADNTSPKWTQAIFDEIAGMGEASVRRCYGDFSSQQMNGWSKVQAEFGLVPHHQPANTVGKNASDIALVIDAMDLMHSNRFDGFVLVSSDSDFTRLASRIREQGLDVFGIGARKTPDAFRKACKRFIYLENLGGAPEGVAPQATGKNLNEARDLLFKAMDSLDQDSDWYSLGQLGQQITTATPDFDTRSYGHKKLSDLVKALKVLETRREGNQLMVRRVD, encoded by the coding sequence ATGGTAAACCAGACGCCCCTGCTCGCTGTTCTGATTGATGCCGACAACACCTCGCCCAAATGGACCCAAGCGATCTTTGATGAGATCGCAGGCATGGGCGAGGCGTCCGTGCGCCGCTGCTACGGCGACTTCTCCTCGCAACAGATGAACGGGTGGAGCAAGGTGCAGGCCGAGTTTGGCCTCGTCCCGCATCACCAACCCGCCAACACAGTGGGCAAGAACGCGAGCGACATTGCGCTTGTGATCGATGCGATGGATCTGATGCACTCAAACCGCTTTGACGGGTTCGTCCTCGTCTCATCCGACAGCGATTTCACTCGTCTGGCCAGCCGTATCCGTGAACAGGGGCTGGATGTCTTCGGCATTGGCGCGCGCAAAACGCCCGATGCGTTCCGCAAGGCGTGCAAACGGTTTATTTATCTCGAAAATCTTGGTGGCGCGCCGGAAGGGGTCGCGCCTCAGGCCACGGGCAAAAACCTCAACGAGGCGCGCGACCTGCTCTTTAAGGCAATGGATAGCCTCGATCAGGACAGCGATTGGTACTCTCTGGGCCAACTAGGCCAACAGATCACCACCGCCACACCGGATTTCGACACGCGCAGCTACGGTCACAAAAAGCTGAGCGATCTGGTCAAGGCGCTGAAGGTGCTGGAAACCCGTCGCGAGGGCAATCAGCTGATGGTGCGCCGTGTCGATTGA
- a CDS encoding DUF2794 domain-containing protein, whose translation MSFQPLTQFNSSEAVAFHRTELAVILSLYGRMVAAGEWRDYGISSLRDLAVFSIFRRTAEHPLYRIEKRPKLRAKQGQYAVIGMDGQILKRGNDLKQVLRGLERKLIRAVD comes from the coding sequence ATGAGTTTTCAACCTCTGACCCAGTTCAACAGCTCTGAGGCCGTGGCCTTTCATCGCACGGAGCTCGCAGTGATCCTGTCTCTCTACGGGCGGATGGTAGCGGCAGGGGAATGGCGTGATTACGGTATCTCGTCACTGCGGGACCTTGCTGTATTCTCCATCTTCCGGCGCACGGCAGAGCACCCGCTTTACCGGATCGAGAAGCGCCCCAAGCTGCGCGCCAAGCAGGGGCAATACGCGGTGATCGGTATGGACGGGCAAATCCTCAAGCGCGGCAATGACCTCAAACAGGTGCTCCGGGGTCTGGAGCGCAAGCTGATCCGGGCCGTGGATTAG
- a CDS encoding leucyl aminopeptidase family protein has translation MSLTFATAGPSAIPCHVIASGDLDDWLAGQDSAVQIWVRNTGFTGALGSICLVPGPDGAIAMALAGYGTEEMRSRGRFHLAAAAAALPEGTYTLAGLPEDRAEEEALGWLLAGYAFDRYRAQPGASARLIAPEGVDADRLEVIAAAEALIRDLINTPASDMGPDALEGACRDLAEGHGAQISVITGAALLQKNFPMIHAVGRSAAEEPRLVDMRWGKAGPKLTLVGKGVCFDSGGLNLKPDTSMGLMKKDMGGAATVLGLAHMIMSLNLPVQLRVLIPAVENAISAGAMRPSDILTARNGLTVEVNNTDAEGRLVLADALSFGAEDAPDLMISMATLTGAARVAVGPDIAPYFADDTALVTALEEAALRVADPVWRLPFHAPYEAMIEPGIADLDNAPKGGFAGCITAALFLRRFTDGTRYAHFDVYGWNPTAAPARPKGGVGMAARALLEAFPKALGL, from the coding sequence ATGAGCCTGACCTTCGCCACTGCCGGTCCTTCTGCCATTCCGTGTCATGTGATTGCTTCGGGGGATCTTGATGATTGGCTGGCGGGGCAGGACAGCGCCGTGCAGATCTGGGTGCGCAACACGGGCTTTACCGGGGCGTTGGGCAGCATCTGTCTGGTGCCTGGCCCGGATGGTGCGATTGCGATGGCGCTGGCGGGTTATGGCACTGAAGAAATGCGGTCGCGCGGGCGGTTTCATCTGGCAGCGGCAGCGGCGGCCTTGCCCGAGGGGACATATACGCTTGCCGGGTTGCCAGAGGACCGAGCAGAGGAAGAGGCGCTTGGTTGGCTCTTGGCAGGGTATGCGTTTGATCGCTACCGCGCGCAACCCGGTGCGTCCGCGCGGCTGATCGCGCCTGAAGGTGTCGATGCGGATCGCCTTGAGGTGATCGCGGCGGCGGAGGCGTTGATCCGCGATCTGATCAACACGCCTGCCTCGGACATGGGGCCTGATGCGCTTGAGGGGGCATGCCGCGACCTTGCGGAAGGCCACGGGGCGCAGATTTCCGTCATCACGGGCGCGGCGTTGCTGCAAAAGAATTTTCCCATGATCCACGCCGTTGGCCGTTCGGCAGCAGAGGAACCACGGTTGGTTGATATGCGCTGGGGCAAGGCGGGTCCGAAGCTGACCCTCGTTGGCAAGGGCGTGTGCTTTGATTCCGGCGGGCTGAACCTCAAGCCTGATACGTCCATGGGCCTGATGAAGAAGGATATGGGGGGGGCGGCCACGGTGCTGGGCCTTGCGCATATGATTATGTCGCTGAACCTGCCGGTGCAGCTGCGCGTGCTTATTCCGGCGGTGGAAAATGCGATAAGCGCGGGTGCGATGCGCCCAAGCGATATCCTGACCGCGCGCAACGGGCTGACGGTGGAGGTCAACAATACAGATGCAGAAGGGCGCCTCGTTCTGGCCGACGCGCTGAGCTTTGGGGCCGAGGATGCGCCCGATCTGATGATCTCCATGGCCACGCTGACGGGGGCGGCACGTGTGGCGGTCGGGCCGGATATCGCGCCTTATTTCGCGGATGACACCGCGCTGGTGACAGCGCTGGAAGAGGCGGCTTTGCGTGTGGCCGATCCGGTTTGGCGGCTGCCGTTTCATGCGCCCTATGAGGCGATGATCGAGCCGGGCATCGCGGATCTGGACAATGCGCCCAAGGGTGGGTTTGCCGGGTGTATCACGGCGGCACTTTTCCTGCGCCGGTTCACAGATGGGACGCGCTATGCCCATTTCGACGTCTATGGCTGGAACCCCACGGCGGCCCCGGCGCGCCCCAAGGGTGGTGTCGGTATGGCCGCCCGCGCGCTGTTGGAGGCATTTCCCAAGGCCTTGGGCTTGTGA
- a CDS encoding S-(hydroxymethyl)glutathione dehydrogenase/class III alcohol dehydrogenase, with the protein MRTRAAVALDAGKPLEIMEVNLEGPKAGEVLVEIKATGLCHTDDFTLSGADPEGAFPAILGHEGAGVVVEVGPGVTSLEVGDHVIPLYTPECRECDYCLNPKTNLCQKIRTTQGAGVMPDGTSRFSMLDGTPILHYMGCSTFANHTVLPEIALAKVRKDAPFDKICYIGCGVTTGIGAVINTAKVEIGSTAIVFGLGGIGLNVIQGLRLAGADQIVGVDLNDDKAVMAKHFGMTHFVNPKKIDGDIVAHLVELTGGGGDYTFDATGNVTVMRQALESAHKGWGESVIIGVAGAGQEISTRPFQLVTGRVWRGTAFGGASGRTDVPKIVDWYMDGKIEIDPMITHTLKLEDINKGFDMMHSGESIRSVVVF; encoded by the coding sequence ATGCGCACGAGAGCTGCTGTGGCACTGGACGCCGGTAAACCGCTGGAGATCATGGAGGTGAACCTTGAGGGCCCCAAAGCGGGCGAGGTTCTGGTGGAGATCAAGGCGACGGGCCTGTGCCATACGGATGATTTCACCCTATCTGGCGCGGACCCTGAGGGGGCGTTTCCGGCCATTCTGGGCCATGAAGGCGCGGGCGTGGTGGTCGAGGTCGGCCCCGGTGTGACCTCGCTTGAGGTGGGCGATCATGTGATACCGCTCTACACGCCCGAGTGTCGCGAGTGTGATTATTGCCTCAACCCCAAGACCAACCTCTGCCAGAAGATCCGCACGACCCAAGGGGCGGGTGTCATGCCCGACGGGACAAGCCGGTTCTCCATGCTCGATGGCACGCCGATCCTGCATTACATGGGCTGCTCCACCTTCGCCAATCACACGGTTTTGCCCGAGATCGCACTGGCCAAGGTCCGTAAAGACGCGCCGTTTGATAAAATCTGCTACATCGGCTGCGGCGTCACGACCGGAATCGGCGCTGTGATCAACACCGCAAAGGTCGAGATCGGCTCGACCGCGATTGTCTTTGGCCTGGGTGGCATTGGCCTCAACGTGATTCAGGGTCTGCGTCTTGCGGGTGCGGATCAGATCGTGGGCGTCGATCTCAACGATGACAAGGCGGTCATGGCCAAGCATTTCGGCATGACCCATTTCGTGAACCCCAAGAAGATTGACGGTGATATCGTGGCTCATCTGGTCGAGCTGACCGGCGGGGGTGGCGACTACACGTTCGACGCGACTGGCAACGTCACCGTGATGCGCCAAGCGCTTGAATCGGCTCACAAGGGCTGGGGCGAGAGCGTGATCATTGGTGTTGCAGGCGCGGGTCAGGAAATCTCAACCCGTCCGTTTCAGCTTGTCACGGGCCGTGTCTGGCGCGGGACAGCCTTTGGTGGTGCCTCGGGCCGCACGGATGTGCCCAAAATTGTCGATTGGTACATGGACGGCAAGATTGAGATTGATCCGATGATCACGCACACGCTCAAGCTTGAAGATATCAACAAGGGCTTCGACATGATGCATTCGGGCGAAAGCATCCGCAGCGTCGTCGTTTTCTAA
- the speB gene encoding agmatinase, whose protein sequence is MSDPFFHPPSGSELPRFAGVPTFMRLPHVPPEHARFGEVQIGLIGVPWDSGTTNRPGARHGPRQIRDASTMIRAQHGASGMRPFEARACADLGDVGPNPADIHDSMDRITAFYKTVTAAGIVPLTAGGDHLSSLPILRAVAADGPVGMVHFDSHTDLNDSYFGGTKYTHGTPFRRAVEEGLLDSKRIVQIGIRGTTYGDEDIDFAAAQGIRLIHIEEFHARGVDDVMAEAREIVGQQATYVSYDIDFVDPTFAPGTGTPEVGGPNSFQALEVVRGLAGLHIVGADLVEVAPPFDAGGGTAFLGASIMFELLCVMAAAQ, encoded by the coding sequence ATGAGCGATCCGTTTTTTCATCCGCCCTCTGGGTCAGAGTTGCCACGCTTTGCAGGCGTGCCGACCTTCATGCGGCTGCCGCATGTGCCACCGGAGCACGCGCGCTTTGGCGAGGTGCAGATAGGTCTTATCGGCGTGCCGTGGGATAGCGGGACAACCAACCGCCCCGGCGCGCGGCACGGGCCGCGTCAGATCCGCGATGCCTCCACCATGATCCGCGCGCAGCATGGTGCCTCGGGTATGCGCCCGTTTGAGGCGCGCGCCTGCGCCGATCTGGGCGATGTGGGGCCGAACCCCGCCGATATCCACGATTCGATGGACCGCATCACGGCCTTCTACAAGACAGTCACCGCCGCCGGGATCGTGCCGCTGACTGCTGGCGGGGATCACCTCAGCTCGCTGCCTATTTTGCGTGCTGTAGCGGCGGACGGACCCGTGGGGATGGTGCATTTTGACAGCCACACCGATCTGAACGACAGCTATTTTGGCGGAACGAAATACACCCATGGCACGCCTTTCCGGCGCGCGGTGGAGGAGGGGCTTTTGGATTCCAAGCGCATCGTGCAGATCGGCATCAGGGGCACGACCTATGGCGATGAGGATATTGATTTTGCCGCCGCCCAAGGCATTCGCCTGATCCATATCGAAGAGTTTCATGCGCGCGGGGTGGATGATGTGATGGCGGAGGCGCGCGAGATCGTCGGGCAGCAGGCGACTTATGTGAGCTACGACATTGATTTCGTCGATCCCACCTTTGCCCCCGGCACGGGCACGCCCGAAGTCGGCGGACCCAACAGCTTTCAGGCGCTCGAAGTGGTGCGCGGGTTGGCCGGGCTGCATATCGTCGGTGCCGATCTGGTTGAGGTCGCGCCGCCTTTTGATGCAGGTGGCGGCACGGCCTTTCTGGGCGCGTCGATCATGTTTGAGCTTTTATGCGTCATGGCGGCTGCGCAATGA
- a CDS encoding I78 family peptidase inhibitor: MTRLITLPAIALLLMACQPEETAVEDTCGAEGYAALIGTAASDHDFTDPDRPHRIILPNSAVTMDYRADRLNVDLDEAGQITRFWCG; the protein is encoded by the coding sequence ATGACCCGTTTGATCACCCTTCCCGCCATTGCCCTACTGCTTATGGCCTGCCAGCCTGAAGAGACAGCGGTCGAGGATACATGCGGCGCAGAAGGTTACGCCGCCCTGATTGGCACCGCCGCGAGCGATCACGATTTTACCGACCCCGATCGCCCGCACCGGATCATTCTGCCCAATTCCGCCGTGACGATGGATTACCGTGCAGACCGGCTGAACGTGGATCTCGATGAGGCCGGACAAATCACGCGATTCTGGTGCGGCTGA
- a CDS encoding carbonic anhydrase, with protein sequence MEHISPLPTYLAQRYHGWKATSYSENKSWYRHLANEGQHPRAMMISCCDSRVHVTSIFGADQGEFFIHRNIANLVPAFDTSGGQHGTSAAVEYAVRQLHVAHVIVMGHSNCGGVNGCAAMCSGHAPELEAEGSFVGRWMDILRPGVARVAHIEDPANRMRALEHESVLISLSNLMTFPFVADLVEAGDLTLHGLWLDISEGVVEHYLPAQGVFAPL encoded by the coding sequence ATGGAGCATATCTCCCCGCTGCCAACGTATCTGGCGCAGCGTTACCACGGCTGGAAAGCAACCAGCTATTCCGAGAACAAAAGCTGGTATCGCCATCTGGCCAATGAGGGTCAACATCCGCGCGCGATGATGATCTCATGCTGCGATAGCCGCGTGCATGTCACGTCGATCTTCGGCGCGGATCAGGGCGAGTTCTTTATCCACCGTAATATCGCCAATCTGGTCCCCGCATTCGACACAAGCGGCGGCCAGCACGGCACGTCAGCGGCGGTGGAATATGCCGTGCGCCAGCTTCATGTGGCGCATGTGATCGTGATGGGTCACTCCAATTGTGGCGGTGTGAACGGCTGTGCGGCCATGTGCTCCGGCCACGCGCCCGAGCTTGAGGCCGAGGGGAGCTTTGTGGGCCGCTGGATGGACATCCTGCGCCCCGGCGTGGCGCGCGTGGCCCATATCGAGGACCCCGCTAACCGGATGCGTGCACTGGAGCATGAATCGGTGCTGATCTCTCTGAGCAACCTGATGACCTTCCCCTTCGTTGCCGATCTCGTTGAGGCGGGCGATCTCACACTGCACGGATTGTGGCTCGATATTTCCGAGGGCGTGGTGGAGCATTACCTGCCCGCTCAAGGCGTTTTTGCCCCGCTGTAA
- a CDS encoding C40 family peptidase, which translates to MTDRRFLAANARVAESGLRGRVDAPAYTDGTAERIALPHADLCRAPGGARDKQMLFGQGFRVLERHEGWAFGIDMADGYVGYLPEAALGDTPRPTHRIGQRGAHLYSAPNFKSPERGLLSFLSCVAVSDETHGFHRTAQGYIAAQHLVPLAQHVPDIAATATLFLGTPYLWGGNTGTGIDCSGLIQMALWAAGRTCPRDSDLQEAQLGVALPDDAPLERGDLIFWSGHVGMMLDPETLIHANAHHMRVETEPLAEATARIGAREFGAITVRKRLEPAP; encoded by the coding sequence GTGACCGACCGCCGCTTTCTGGCGGCGAATGCGCGCGTGGCCGAGAGCGGCCTGCGCGGACGGGTAGACGCGCCCGCCTATACCGACGGCACAGCTGAGCGCATCGCTTTGCCCCATGCGGACCTTTGCCGCGCACCGGGCGGTGCACGTGACAAGCAGATGCTTTTTGGCCAAGGGTTTCGGGTGCTGGAGCGGCATGAGGGCTGGGCCTTTGGCATTGATATGGCGGATGGTTATGTCGGCTACCTGCCGGAGGCGGCGCTGGGCGACACGCCCCGCCCAACCCACCGCATTGGACAGCGTGGCGCGCATCTCTATTCCGCCCCCAATTTCAAATCGCCTGAGCGGGGGCTGCTCAGCTTTCTGAGCTGCGTGGCGGTCAGCGATGAGACCCACGGGTTTCACCGCACAGCGCAAGGCTATATCGCAGCGCAGCACCTTGTCCCTCTGGCGCAGCATGTCCCGGACATCGCGGCCACAGCCACGCTGTTCCTCGGTACGCCTTATCTTTGGGGTGGCAACACGGGCACGGGGATTGATTGCTCGGGCCTGATCCAGATGGCGCTTTGGGCTGCGGGCCGCACCTGCCCGCGTGACAGCGATCTGCAAGAGGCGCAGCTTGGTGTGGCGCTGCCTGACGATGCGCCGCTTGAGCGGGGTGATCTGATCTTCTGGTCCGGGCATGTGGGCATGATGCTTGACCCCGAGACGTTGATCCACGCCAACGCCCATCATATGCGTGTCGAGACCGAGCCGCTGGCCGAGGCCACAGCCCGCATCGGTGCGCGTGAATTCGGCGCGATCACCGTGCGCAAACGATTGGAGCCTGCGCCATGA